The following coding sequences lie in one Pontibacter sp. G13 genomic window:
- a CDS encoding glycerol-3-phosphate dehydrogenase/oxidase, whose amino-acid sequence MNRDQMIRRLQQRGSNPWDVIVIGGGATGLGIAVDAASRGYETLLLEKTDFAKGTSSRSTKLVHGGVRYLAQGDVSLVLEALHERGLLRQNAPHLVKDQEFVIPNYEWWSGPFYTVGMKVYDMMAGKLGLGPSISISRERTLKSIPNLKQDGLRGGVIYHDGQFDDARLAINLAQTAVDNQAVVINHMEVTGLTKDESEMVNGCMALDLEAGESYTIYGKVVINATGVFADEIMQLDNAAQPRMIRPSQGVHVVLNKEFLQGDSAIMIPKTSDGRVLFAVPWHDKVIVGTTDTPLEDHSSEPRALEEEIEFILTTASQYLAKAPQKSDVLSIFAGLRPLAAPQGNDQSTKEISRSHKLIISPSGLVTMTGGKWTTYRKMAQDAVDKAAMVGGLEERPCVTQSMPIHGYAKHIDPTDHRYIYGSDLTEIEELVFQNPKLGEAMHERLPFTRAEVLWAVREEMARTIEDVLARRVRALFLDARASIDMAPEVADIMAKELGKDDDWKTSQIDRYRELAQGYILEDEPSGANPRPSTA is encoded by the coding sequence ATGAATCGAGACCAAATGATACGCCGCCTCCAGCAAAGAGGCAGTAACCCTTGGGATGTAATTGTCATTGGTGGGGGTGCCACGGGCCTTGGGATCGCAGTAGATGCCGCCAGTCGTGGATATGAAACACTACTTCTAGAAAAGACAGACTTCGCCAAGGGGACTTCAAGTCGCTCTACCAAACTGGTGCACGGTGGGGTCCGATATTTAGCTCAAGGCGATGTGTCACTGGTACTCGAAGCGCTTCACGAACGTGGCCTCCTCCGGCAGAATGCTCCGCACCTCGTCAAAGATCAGGAGTTTGTCATCCCCAACTACGAATGGTGGTCCGGACCATTCTACACAGTCGGTATGAAGGTCTATGATATGATGGCAGGCAAATTGGGGCTCGGACCTTCTATCTCCATATCGCGGGAGCGTACGCTGAAAAGCATCCCCAACCTCAAACAGGATGGGCTCAGGGGAGGTGTCATCTATCACGATGGACAGTTCGATGATGCCAGACTTGCCATCAACCTCGCTCAAACTGCTGTAGACAATCAGGCCGTCGTGATCAATCACATGGAAGTCACTGGACTCACCAAGGATGAATCCGAAATGGTCAATGGTTGTATGGCTCTTGATCTGGAAGCTGGCGAATCCTATACCATATACGGTAAAGTCGTAATCAATGCCACAGGGGTATTCGCAGATGAGATCATGCAGCTTGACAATGCCGCCCAACCTCGAATGATCCGCCCATCCCAAGGCGTGCATGTGGTACTCAACAAGGAATTTCTTCAAGGTGACTCCGCCATCATGATTCCCAAAACCTCTGATGGTCGTGTGCTATTCGCAGTACCCTGGCATGACAAAGTGATCGTGGGCACAACTGATACACCACTCGAAGACCACAGCAGTGAACCCCGCGCTCTGGAAGAGGAGATTGAATTTATCCTGACTACCGCATCTCAATACCTCGCCAAAGCCCCCCAAAAATCTGATGTCTTGAGCATATTCGCAGGACTACGCCCATTGGCAGCTCCCCAAGGAAATGATCAGAGCACCAAGGAAATTTCCAGAAGCCACAAACTCATCATTTCTCCCTCAGGGCTGGTGACCATGACGGGCGGCAAATGGACGACTTACCGAAAAATGGCGCAGGACGCAGTAGACAAAGCTGCCATGGTTGGAGGCTTGGAAGAACGGCCATGCGTGACCCAGTCTATGCCTATTCACGGATATGCCAAACACATTGACCCGACAGATCATCGCTATATATATGGTTCGGACTTGACAGAGATCGAGGAATTGGTGTTCCAAAATCCCAAACTCGGTGAAGCCATGCACGAACGCCTGCCTTTTACCAGAGCTGAGGTTCTGTGGGCAGTACGGGAAGAAATGGCCCGGACCATTGAAGATGTTTTGGCGAGACGAGTTCGAGCACTATTCCTAGATGCTCGTGCGAGCATTGACATGGCGCCTGAGGTAGCGGATATCATGGCCAAAGAATTGGGCAAAGATGACGACTGGAAGACATCTCAGATAGATCGGTATCGCGAACTTGCACAAGGTTACATTTTGGAAGACGAACCTTCCGGTGCTAACCCACGTCCAAGTACAGCCTGA
- the msrA gene encoding peptide-methionine (S)-S-oxide reductase MsrA — protein MTDLPSNQMPDSLEIATLGGGCFWCVEAVYQQMEGVAKVVSGYSGGHVKNPTYREVCGKKTGHVEVVQVYFDPTVTSYAEILEVFWRTHDPTTMDRQGNDVGPQYRSVIFTHDDRQLEIARASKEAAEEAELWPDKIVTQIEPIKNFYVAENFHQDYFANNPNQPYCMYVVAPKVEKFKKLFKEKMKKPQAQ, from the coding sequence ATGACTGATTTACCGTCCAACCAGATGCCCGACAGTCTAGAAATCGCCACGTTGGGCGGTGGCTGTTTTTGGTGCGTCGAAGCGGTGTACCAGCAGATGGAAGGGGTTGCCAAGGTCGTCTCAGGATATTCTGGTGGCCATGTCAAGAATCCCACCTATCGGGAAGTCTGCGGTAAAAAAACCGGGCACGTCGAAGTAGTACAGGTATATTTCGATCCCACCGTTACGAGCTATGCAGAGATCTTGGAGGTTTTCTGGCGCACGCATGATCCGACCACCATGGACCGTCAAGGCAATGACGTAGGTCCGCAGTACCGTTCCGTGATTTTTACCCATGATGATCGCCAATTGGAAATCGCCCGAGCCTCCAAAGAGGCTGCCGAGGAGGCTGAATTGTGGCCAGATAAGATTGTGACTCAGATTGAGCCGATCAAAAACTTCTACGTGGCAGAAAACTTCCACCAAGATTATTTCGCCAACAACCCCAATCAGCCCTACTGCATGTATGTTGTGGCGCCCAAAGTGGAAAAGTTCAAAAAGCTCTTCAAGGAGAAAATGAAGAAACCTCAAGCGCAATAG
- a CDS encoding lactate 2-monooxygenase: protein MSTETTSPTSRPAHITRRSLALERQRDIYLSGISGKTPNLPLDLNKLEALAEKKMDREAFAYIRGGAGLGSTMTQNRQDFQSFRIIPRMLRDVSVRDTSTELFGMALDSPLLLSPIGVLEMAHKYGDLAVAQACRETRTPMIISNQASYPMEEICEVLGTSPRWFQLYWSKSNKLVESLVKRAQNCGCSAIVVTLDTTMLGWRMEDLDLGYLPFLRGKGIAQYVSDPIFQKLMDIPPAPDAVEPPRKINFSSIKTLFQQVSNYPGGFWETLKSQRSMKAVKTFINVYSRPSLTWEDLAFLRDITELPILLKGILHPEDAQMAIDYGMDGLLVSNHGGRQVDGSVSAIEMLPELVDAVAGRIPIVMDSGIRCGADVFKALAVGAQGVCLGRPYVYGLALEGAAGVQAVIHNLLSDFELNMGLAGCRNLEEINRDCLKTS, encoded by the coding sequence ATGTCTACCGAAACGACTTCTCCCACTTCTCGCCCCGCTCACATCACCCGTCGTTCCCTCGCCCTCGAACGCCAACGTGACATCTATCTATCCGGAATTTCAGGCAAGACCCCCAATCTTCCTTTGGATCTCAACAAACTAGAAGCCCTCGCCGAGAAGAAAATGGATCGTGAGGCATTCGCCTACATCCGAGGAGGGGCGGGATTGGGGTCCACCATGACACAGAACCGACAGGATTTTCAGTCATTTCGGATCATCCCCCGAATGTTGCGGGATGTTTCTGTCCGAGATACCTCCACCGAACTATTTGGGATGGCACTAGATAGCCCGCTGCTTCTAAGCCCTATCGGAGTTTTGGAGATGGCGCACAAATACGGGGACCTCGCGGTAGCTCAAGCCTGCCGGGAAACGAGAACCCCCATGATCATTTCCAATCAGGCCTCCTACCCCATGGAGGAAATCTGTGAAGTCCTAGGTACTAGCCCCAGATGGTTTCAACTCTACTGGAGCAAATCCAATAAACTTGTCGAAAGCCTTGTAAAACGCGCGCAAAACTGCGGATGCTCGGCCATTGTAGTCACGCTCGACACCACCATGCTCGGTTGGCGCATGGAGGATTTGGATTTGGGGTACCTTCCGTTCCTCCGCGGCAAGGGCATTGCTCAGTATGTTTCGGACCCGATCTTCCAAAAATTGATGGATATTCCACCTGCACCCGATGCGGTAGAGCCCCCTCGGAAAATCAATTTCTCATCCATCAAGACGCTATTTCAGCAGGTCTCCAATTATCCCGGTGGATTTTGGGAGACCCTCAAATCTCAACGGTCCATGAAGGCAGTCAAGACCTTCATCAATGTCTATTCGAGACCTTCCTTGACCTGGGAGGACCTCGCATTCCTCCGAGACATCACGGAACTCCCCATTCTCCTAAAAGGCATTTTACATCCTGAGGACGCACAGATGGCCATCGACTATGGCATGGATGGATTGTTGGTCTCCAACCACGGTGGGCGGCAGGTAGATGGCTCGGTCAGTGCAATCGAAATGCTTCCTGAACTCGTGGATGCAGTTGCGGGTCGAATCCCGATTGTCATGGATAGCGGGATCAGATGTGGGGCGGATGTCTTCAAGGCATTGGCAGTTGGGGCCCAAGGAGTTTGTCTAGGACGTCCATATGTATACGGTCTGGCATTGGAGGGTGCAGCGGGCGTTCAGGCGGTCATCCACAATTTGTTGTCCGATTTCGAGTTGAATATGGGACTGGCCGGATGTCGGAACTTAGAGGAAATCAATAGAGATTGCCTCAAAACTTCGTAA
- a CDS encoding NAD(P)-dependent oxidoreductase: protein MDKKIILTGSNGLLGQKIVNLLTGRPHVQLTATARGINRHPIREGYTYQSLDLLDEAGWEALFESIQPTELINTAAMTMVDKAEGDHETCDQINIDAVQMLARLCKKYGTRLIHISTDFIFDGTEGPYDESATPNPVNYYGLSKWKAEQVIEASGVDHVILRTILLYGMTPAMSRSNIVLWVKSSLENGKPINIVNDQVRNPTLAEDLAVATVSATMRDVKGVYHISGPETMKISDLAYRIADYWKLDRDLITEISSDSLNQAAKRPPITGFVILKAQTELGYQPHTLEQGFALLDRQLKALENV, encoded by the coding sequence ATGGACAAGAAAATCATCCTTACTGGAAGCAACGGATTGTTGGGACAGAAAATCGTCAACCTGCTCACCGGACGCCCACACGTTCAGCTTACAGCCACAGCAAGAGGAATCAACCGCCATCCCATTCGGGAAGGATACACGTACCAATCCCTTGACCTGCTAGATGAAGCTGGTTGGGAAGCCCTGTTTGAGTCGATCCAACCTACCGAATTGATCAACACGGCTGCAATGACCATGGTGGACAAGGCAGAAGGCGACCATGAAACCTGCGATCAAATCAATATAGATGCGGTCCAAATGCTCGCCAGACTTTGCAAAAAATACGGAACACGCTTGATCCACATCTCTACCGATTTCATCTTCGATGGTACAGAAGGCCCTTATGATGAGTCCGCGACGCCCAACCCGGTCAATTATTATGGGTTGTCCAAATGGAAGGCAGAACAGGTCATTGAAGCCTCAGGGGTAGATCATGTCATCCTGCGAACGATCCTACTCTATGGCATGACTCCAGCCATGTCTCGCTCCAACATCGTCCTTTGGGTGAAATCTTCGCTGGAAAACGGCAAACCGATCAACATCGTCAATGATCAAGTGCGCAATCCGACCTTGGCGGAAGATCTAGCGGTAGCGACCGTGTCTGCAACTATGCGTGATGTAAAAGGGGTCTATCACATCTCCGGCCCTGAGACGATGAAGATCTCAGATTTGGCTTACCGCATCGCTGATTACTGGAAGCTTGATCGCGATTTGATCACAGAAATTTCCAGCGACAGCCTCAATCAAGCTGCAAAGCGCCCTCCCATCACTGGGTTTGTGATCCTCAAAGCTCAAACGGAATTGGGATATCAACCTCATACCCTCGAACAGGGATTTGCGCTTCTGGATCGCCAGCTCAAGGCTCTGGAAAATGTCTAA
- a CDS encoding DUF5686 family protein: MNQLVCRQLGWIPIFFSLLFVLLPFPEVQAQNGWKLSGQILDASTGQPLAFAHVTWGKDRKYGSVADIRGEFDVTVPASESEITVSYVGYIPRLFKRRELETGSTVIHLSPSNASLDPVEISGARDPARYVMKQVAKHRKKNAPRNLPGYTCEIYNKVVGDWAIMDSSLSGIADSSERENLSEQVEKMALVVLESVTERKGKAPDKASQTVIATKMSGLPNPTFAALATDFQPFSFYDDMIQIGDLSYANPIGAVGIPRYHFAMADTLYDGLDTIYQITYKPKGGRKFNGLKGILHVNTHRWAVQMVTAEPAITGFWNMKIEQLYNRPDGEHWFPEQLNFKMQLASMGESGIGIEMSGRSDLRNVNLDPSLARQKIKWVEVNLADSAGYQDEGWWDAQRPVPLSIREQNTYQLLDSVSEAHNFQRIMDMGEHFGKGRFPLGPVDIDLNRLGGFNLHEGLTLGLGVISGDKISRHWELGGYFRYGFRDKRMKFGSSLSFLPNPKGQSFLQVFWEQDLEEPGLRIMSSPYPEVDFSRNIADRRDRINQFGFRSLLQIHKAWQLSLQAAHIELRPAYPYQFQPEDGMPLSAAFILDETRVQLRYAPKERWVEVMGQHVSMGSNLPVFQAAWIRGWDTFSDQALAYDRLDFRMDWRGQTLWLGETSISVSAGKVWGNAPAPRLFFGQGSQVEDLRIWVPNTFQTMPVYAFLSDQYASLFIRQQLGGPIPISKFSAPQFYLSQGIAFGSLAHPERHSAMPFQTMERGYWETGAWVDQAIRLPMLNAFYAGLGGGVFYNFGPYGSPDWQKNIAWKWAFTVALR; the protein is encoded by the coding sequence ATGAACCAACTCGTATGTAGACAATTGGGCTGGATACCAATATTCTTTAGCCTACTCTTCGTTTTGCTTCCTTTCCCCGAAGTCCAAGCCCAAAATGGCTGGAAATTATCTGGCCAAATTTTGGATGCTTCAACTGGACAACCATTGGCATTTGCCCACGTCACCTGGGGCAAGGATCGAAAATATGGTTCTGTAGCAGATATCCGAGGAGAATTCGATGTGACTGTTCCAGCTTCAGAATCTGAAATTACGGTGAGTTATGTAGGGTACATCCCCAGATTGTTCAAACGCAGAGAGCTGGAGACTGGATCAACCGTCATTCATCTTAGCCCCTCAAATGCATCTCTGGATCCTGTAGAAATATCCGGAGCGCGCGATCCCGCTCGGTACGTTATGAAGCAGGTAGCCAAGCACCGAAAAAAAAATGCACCCAGAAATCTTCCCGGTTATACTTGTGAAATCTACAATAAGGTAGTGGGAGATTGGGCGATTATGGATTCCTCCCTGTCCGGTATTGCCGACTCATCCGAACGAGAAAACCTCAGCGAGCAGGTCGAAAAGATGGCCTTGGTCGTCTTGGAGTCTGTAACCGAGAGAAAAGGCAAAGCCCCCGACAAAGCCTCCCAGACTGTCATCGCCACCAAAATGTCTGGATTGCCAAACCCCACGTTCGCGGCACTTGCCACCGACTTCCAACCGTTTTCCTTTTACGACGACATGATCCAAATCGGTGATCTCTCCTACGCCAATCCCATCGGTGCAGTAGGAATTCCTCGATACCACTTTGCCATGGCGGATACCTTGTACGACGGACTGGATACCATTTATCAAATTACCTACAAGCCCAAAGGCGGAAGAAAATTTAATGGCCTAAAAGGAATTCTCCATGTCAATACCCACCGGTGGGCGGTCCAAATGGTTACAGCCGAGCCTGCCATTACAGGATTTTGGAACATGAAGATCGAGCAGCTTTACAATCGGCCTGATGGAGAGCACTGGTTCCCAGAGCAACTCAATTTCAAGATGCAGTTGGCTTCTATGGGAGAATCGGGAATTGGAATCGAGATGTCTGGAAGAAGTGACCTCCGAAATGTGAATTTGGATCCCAGCCTTGCCCGTCAAAAGATCAAGTGGGTGGAGGTCAACTTGGCTGACAGCGCAGGGTATCAGGATGAAGGTTGGTGGGATGCTCAGCGCCCTGTTCCACTCTCTATTCGGGAGCAAAATACTTATCAATTGCTCGATAGCGTATCTGAGGCACACAATTTTCAGCGGATCATGGATATGGGCGAGCATTTTGGGAAAGGGCGATTTCCCCTCGGGCCTGTGGATATTGATCTCAATCGTCTCGGAGGATTCAATCTCCATGAAGGGTTGACGCTTGGGCTAGGGGTGATCTCTGGCGACAAAATTTCAAGGCATTGGGAGTTGGGTGGATATTTCCGGTATGGATTCCGGGACAAGCGAATGAAGTTTGGTAGTAGCCTCTCTTTTTTGCCGAATCCCAAAGGTCAAAGCTTTTTGCAGGTTTTTTGGGAGCAGGATCTCGAAGAGCCGGGATTGAGGATCATGAGTTCTCCTTATCCAGAAGTGGATTTTTCCCGGAATATCGCCGATCGCCGAGACCGAATTAATCAGTTTGGCTTTCGATCGCTTCTCCAGATTCACAAAGCATGGCAACTGAGTCTCCAAGCAGCCCATATCGAATTGAGGCCCGCATATCCTTATCAATTTCAGCCGGAAGATGGAATGCCCCTTTCTGCCGCGTTTATTTTGGATGAAACGCGGGTGCAACTCAGGTACGCCCCCAAAGAAAGATGGGTGGAAGTCATGGGGCAACATGTATCAATGGGGTCGAATTTGCCCGTTTTTCAGGCTGCATGGATTAGAGGTTGGGATACTTTCTCAGATCAGGCTTTGGCCTATGATCGACTCGATTTTCGAATGGATTGGCGGGGACAAACGCTGTGGTTGGGTGAAACCTCTATTTCCGTTTCTGCCGGCAAAGTCTGGGGAAATGCTCCTGCACCAAGGTTGTTCTTCGGTCAAGGCAGTCAGGTAGAAGATCTACGGATTTGGGTGCCTAACACCTTTCAGACCATGCCGGTCTATGCATTTTTGTCAGATCAATACGCCTCCCTGTTCATTCGACAGCAATTGGGCGGACCGATTCCGATCAGCAAGTTTTCCGCACCGCAGTTTTATCTGTCGCAAGGTATAGCCTTTGGGAGCTTGGCGCATCCGGAGAGACATTCTGCCATGCCATTTCAGACGATGGAGCGCGGTTACTGGGAGACGGGTGCATGGGTAGACCAGGCCATAAGACTTCCGATGCTGAATGCTTTTTATGCAGGACTAGGCGGTGGAGTGTTTTACAATTTTGGGCCGTATGGATCGCCTGATTGGCAAAAAAATATCGCTTGGAAATGGGCGTTCACCGTTGCGCTCCGATAA
- a CDS encoding sigma-70 family RNA polymerase sigma factor, which yields MEEASFTALIEEHQGIIHKVARMYSDDPEETSDLFQEILLQIWKSRDSFSGKSKVSTWMYRIALNTAISGLRKKKRRPQSLSLSEKEFQLPTGSGEWDREQQERTVFLHRAIDRLSKVEKAIIMLYLDSHSYEEIAEITGITPNHVGVKINRIKAKLRKWMTPHFS from the coding sequence ATGGAAGAGGCTTCCTTTACCGCGTTGATTGAGGAACATCAGGGAATTATCCATAAGGTCGCTCGCATGTATAGCGATGATCCGGAGGAAACCAGTGACCTTTTTCAGGAGATTCTCCTGCAAATCTGGAAATCTCGGGACTCATTCTCCGGCAAATCCAAAGTGAGTACCTGGATGTACCGAATCGCCCTCAATACCGCGATCTCAGGACTCCGCAAGAAGAAACGAAGGCCGCAGAGCCTTTCGCTCTCCGAAAAAGAATTCCAACTCCCCACGGGATCAGGGGAATGGGATCGAGAGCAGCAAGAGCGAACGGTCTTCTTGCATCGGGCCATCGATCGATTATCCAAGGTCGAGAAAGCCATCATCATGCTCTATTTGGATAGCCACAGCTATGAAGAAATCGCCGAAATCACCGGGATCACCCCGAATCATGTTGGGGTCAAAATCAACCGCATAAAGGCTAAGTTGAGAAAGTGGATGACTCCTCATTTTTCCTGA
- the tpx gene encoding thiol peroxidase encodes MSSVTLKGTPYPIKDDIPEVGEIGADFTFVTKDLQEKTLLDDIHGKAKVLIAVPSLDTGICQMETRKFNEALSQREDVVGIVVSRDLPFAMNRFCEAEGIENVMLASDFRYGDFIDTYNTEILRGPLKGLSARAVFVLDADNVITYAELVPEIAQEPDYTSALEAVDQILGN; translated from the coding sequence ATGTCATCCGTAACACTCAAAGGCACTCCCTACCCCATCAAGGACGATATTCCAGAGGTAGGAGAAATCGGTGCTGACTTCACATTCGTCACCAAAGATCTGCAAGAGAAAACCTTGCTTGATGATATTCACGGCAAAGCCAAGGTTCTAATTGCAGTTCCAAGTTTGGACACAGGAATCTGCCAAATGGAAACGCGCAAATTCAACGAAGCGTTGAGTCAGCGCGAAGACGTAGTAGGCATTGTCGTTTCTCGTGATCTTCCTTTCGCTATGAATCGCTTTTGCGAAGCAGAAGGAATTGAGAATGTCATGCTTGCTTCTGACTTCCGCTATGGTGATTTCATCGACACGTACAACACTGAAATCCTTCGTGGCCCCTTGAAAGGCTTGTCCGCTCGCGCGGTATTTGTACTCGATGCAGACAATGTGATCACATACGCTGAGTTGGTTCCTGAAATCGCCCAAGAGCCTGATTATACCAGTGCCTTGGAAGCAGTAGACCAAATTCTCGGCAATTAA
- a CDS encoding PepSY-like domain-containing protein: protein MRTYLLYLTLSLAITTLQGQVTRGQQLPEGLIETFDTDYPEADETEWSRNGAKYSALFLLNEFRMEAVYDQVGEWQYTDVFLPETEIPEKIASHFRAFYANSGYSLKEALFHDAPSESFYILKIQKGSQAQSLRFTEEGDLLE, encoded by the coding sequence ATGCGTACTTACCTTTTGTATCTGACGTTGTCATTGGCGATTACTACCCTTCAGGGCCAAGTCACCCGCGGCCAACAATTGCCAGAAGGCCTAATCGAAACATTTGATACCGATTACCCAGAAGCCGACGAAACTGAGTGGAGTCGAAATGGGGCGAAGTATTCCGCCTTGTTCCTGCTAAATGAATTTCGAATGGAGGCTGTCTATGATCAAGTCGGAGAATGGCAATACACCGATGTATTCCTCCCTGAAACGGAAATTCCCGAAAAGATCGCCAGTCATTTCCGGGCATTTTACGCCAATTCTGGGTACAGCCTCAAGGAAGCATTATTCCATGATGCCCCATCCGAAAGCTTCTACATTCTCAAGATCCAAAAGGGTTCCCAAGCCCAATCGTTGAGATTTACCGAAGAAGGTGATTTATTGGAATAG